A genomic stretch from Cyanobacteria bacterium GSL.Bin1 includes:
- a CDS encoding DUF29 family protein, producing MSHLYEKDYANWAEIMANLLAEKQFDELDIDNLVEEIKDLSKRERDKLISSIRLIIHHLLKWKYQPQKRSRSWQITIERERNNIDLYLEDSPSLRQYLASEWVNKAHRIARLDAAKETDLNFPKECPFTIEEILDFNYFPASDAEKGSD from the coding sequence ATGTCGCATCTCTACGAAAAAGATTATGCAAACTGGGCAGAAATAATGGCAAACTTGCTAGCGGAAAAGCAGTTTGATGAACTAGATATTGACAACTTGGTTGAGGAAATTAAGGATTTGTCGAAACGAGAACGAGATAAACTGATTAGTAGTATTCGTTTAATAATCCATCATCTTCTCAAATGGAAATATCAACCGCAGAAACGCTCAAGAAGCTGGCAAATTACCATTGAACGAGAACGCAATAATATTGACCTGTATCTAGAAGATAGCCCCAGTTTAAGACAATATCTTGCGTCAGAATGGGTGAATAAAGCCCACCGCATTGCTCGTTTAGATGCAGCTAAAGAAACAGACTTAAATTTTCCGAAAGAATGTCCTTTTACTATTGAAGAAATTTTAG
- a CDS encoding methyltransferase domain-containing protein has product MYHKALPLNPSPSDLLWDGKTIPLEDESIDCAIATEVFEHCPDPEIVMKEIWRVLKLGGILFFTVPFLWNLHETPYDEYRYTPFALKRHLTQSGFTEIEIKAMGGWDAALAQMLGLWVRRRFN; this is encoded by the coding sequence ATGTATCACAAGGCTCTACCGCTTAATCCGTCTCCGTCCGATCTCCTCTGGGATGGTAAAACGATTCCCTTGGAGGATGAGAGTATTGATTGCGCGATCGCGACTGAAGTCTTTGAACATTGTCCCGATCCCGAGATCGTCATGAAAGAAATCTGGCGCGTACTCAAACTAGGGGGAATCCTCTTTTTCACCGTTCCCTTCCTCTGGAATCTCCACGAAACCCCTTATGATGAGTATCGCTATACGCCTTTTGCCCTCAAAAGACACCTCACCCAGTCGGGGTTTACCGAAATCGAAATTAAAGCGATGGGCGGGTGGGATGCAGCACTAGCGCAAATGCTGGGTTTATGGGTGCGTCGTCGCTTCAATTAG